The DNA sequence GGCCAGCAAAAATGTCCGCCTCTTCCATGGGCTTCGTATATGCCAACAAGCGCTGGGCGAACTCATCATTGCCACTTCGAAAACTCAATCCGGTCCGCAGACCATGGGTCTGCCCGCCTCGAAGTAAATCGCCCGCCGTGAGTGTGCGCAGCGCTATGACGCCACCGGTCCCACCGGACCCATAAAGTGCGGAGCTCGATCCCCGGACCACTTCAAGTTCACCCAAAAAGGCTGGGTCAATAAATGCGCGGCCATCATGGCCCGAAACGAAGCTCTGACGTGCACCATCAAGCGTTACGATAATGTCCGCACCAGAGAACCCTCTAATCGTCGGCACTTCGCCTGTACGTCGCGGACCACCTACTGCCGTGACGCCCGGAATGTCGTCGAACAGATCACCAAGGTTAGAGGGAATTTCTTCCGCGATGTCCTCTGCGCCTTTGACAGTCACCATGCCAGGGACAGCAAAAGCCTCCATCGGCGTACGAGTTGCTGTCACGCTGATGGGCGCAACTCTGTCGCGTGCTTCCTCTGCCATTGCCCCTGTTGAGACAAGTACCGCTGCACCACTGATTGCGAGGGCCGATACACCACCCAGAAGAGCTGACCGCCGCATATTGCCCGTCAGGACACCCGCTAAACTCACATTGCACTCAAAATTTTTACCCATTACCCCAAAACCCCTGTAGCTATTTAGACCTATTTGCAACATCAAGTACGCACAAGATGTCCGATCCCCCAGGTTACATGGGCGTTTTGTCACTGTTGTTATTAAGAGTCAATATTATTTGCAAAAAGATTTTGTCAGAAGACGCTCAGGCGGCATCCAACCGTGAAGAAACCAGACCGCACGGCACAGGCTCGTCCGGTCGCAGACAGCCACGGAGATCAAAGATGCCAAAGACCAGAGACCAGAGGTTCACTGTCTTCAGAGTTTTGTTCTGGATGAAATTTGGGTGCGGAGACAGGCAGCGCTCACCCGCATGCCGGCGTTCGAGACCTACGCCCAGACAGCAAGGGCAGCGCTAACGTTAGTGTCTCTACGAACTGAAGGATCGAGATCCATCTGACCGGACGCAGGAGGTAAGAAGGCAGCCATGACACTGACCAGGTTCTGATCCATGGCAGAACCCGACGAACGATCAAGCGTCAGACTGGTCGTCAATTGTCATAGCATCACCATCAACTTCCAGAACCAAGACATAAACCCGGAATTTTCACCAATATGTCTTGTTCGATAGTCCTGGCGCTAAGTAGCGATTATGCTCATTCCACCAGGTATTTAGAAAACGACCACCGCACCATCTCCATCATCACCGTCTATTGACCAAAGGAAAATGCCATGACCGACAAATTGAACATCAATCGTCGTCACCTACTTGCGGGCGCGGGGGTTGTCGCGACGGCCGCAGTCGCAGCAAACGCTCATGGTGAGACAAACCAGCCTGACCTCAGCGGCAAATCGATCTTAATCACCGGCACATCATCAGGCTTTGGGCGTCTTGGCGCAGAACACTATGCCCGGTTGGGAGCAAAAGTCTTCGCGACAATGCGTAACCTGCCGCGCACAGAAGCTGATGAGCTTACCGCACTTGCAGATCAGGAAAATCTGGACATCACCGTGATCCAAATTGATGTCACCAAGGATGATCAGGTTGAAGCAGGCGTCGCAAAAGCGCTTTCAGCGACAAACGGAAAATTGGATGTTCTTATCAACAACGCAGGCATAGCATTTTCCGGGCCTATTGAAGTTCAGGACCTAGAAGCTACGCAGCTGATATTTGACACCAATGTTTTTGGTCCTCAGAGAATGATCCGTGCTGTTCTTCCTTCAATGCGGAAAGCGAGCAGTGGCCACATTATCAACATTACATCTCAGCTTGGCCGCGTGATTATTCCTGGAATCGGGCAATATTCGCCAACCAAATTCGCTCTAGAAGCACTGAGTGAACAACTCGCCTATGAGACAGCCCCACAAGGCATTGAAGTAACCGCCATTCAACCAGGAGGTTATCCAACAGAGATATGGGAGAACCAGAGTCTGTTGTCAGCGGCGCTAAAAGCGCGTTCTTCGCAGGAGCTGTTGGCCGCCTACCCACAAATGACGGCAAACATGGGTGCGCCTGGCGGCGGCACCAGCGACACGGACCCAATGGACATTCCCCATGCCATCGCAGAGATCATCGCCATGCCAGCGGGGACAAGACCATTGAGACGGGCACTCCATCCTGTTTCCCGCCCTCAAGAAGCAATTAACGCCGTCTCTGCCGAGCAGCAACTCGCCATGCTCGGAAACTCGCCCTATGGCCCACTGATCAAGGCCGTGTTGGACTGACTTTTGGATTAAGCTTCGCCACGCTCCAGGCCATCCCTCGTTCCACGGGATGGCCTTTTTCTTTCAGCGAACAAATACCAGAGAATTTGGTAGCGGAGGAGAGACTTGAACTCCCGACACGCGGATTATGATTCCGCTGCTCTAACCAGCTGAGCTACTCCGCCCCAAAAGGGCTCCCGCGCCAGAACTTCTAACGGCCCGTCCCGAAGGCAGGCAGACGGTCGAAACCGCCCGGAAAGTCAGGGGATATAAGGGGCCAAAGCCCCACCTGTCAAGGATGACGATAGCAGCCTGTACCGACCGCTATTTCAGGCGAAATCAGGCCGCTTTTTCGGCCGGTTTCTTGAACCGCAGCATGGTGAAAAGACCCATAGGGTGCATCGGCCGTGCCTCGATCAATTCAAGGTCGGTTATGCCCGTAATTGTCTCAATAACGAAATCAGGGTGCCAGCCAAGAAGTCGAGAAAAGGGGGTCATCCACTTTTCAACCGACCCGCGAACCCCATGGTCCTGGGCGAAGTGGTTGACGATCATCACCTCACCGCCCGGTGCGCACACACGCTCTAGTTCGCGCATCACTTTCTGAGGGTCAGGCACCACGGTCATCACATACATCGCCACAACCGTGTCGAACTTCCCGTCATCAAACTCCATAGCGCTCGCATCCATCTCATAGATGCCGTCGACATTATTGAGATGATGTTTGCGAACCTTGTCCCGCGCCTTGTCGAGCATTTCAGGTGAGAGGTCGATGCCCGTGATACGGAGTTGCGGACCATAGGTTGGCAAAGTAATGCCCGTGCCCACACCCACTTCCAGCAGAGCTCCTTTGCGCGAATTGATCGCGTTCACAGCCGCTTTCCGACCAAACGCTGCAATGGCGCCAAAGGTGAAGTCATAAACCGGCGCCCATCGGGCATAGGCCTTGAGTACCGAACTTCTGTCGAGACGGGCGGATGCAGCCAATGGAAAACTCCCAGTCGGACGGACAAGAGAAACAGATACGTGCCAGGAGCCGCCTCACCCAACACACGCACATCACATAGGATCAACGCCGAATAAGCATTGATCATGCGCAAGACGAAAACCCATCTTTTCTAGACGAGAAAGCCCTGCCAGAAAACAGGCTAGCCACAAAACAGTCAAAAAAGGGCAGGATTGCGGCGCCTGAGCCCTATCTAGCCCGCATATTGCGCCGCATCGGCAGTAGAGCTGCTTTTTACCGCATTGCCCAAAAGATTGTAGGCGGCCCGGATCCAGCCACCTCCCAACACCCGCGCGCCAGATGCATCATGGGCGTAAAAAACGCAGGCCTGACCAGGCGCCACCCCATCTTCACCCTCTTCGAGGATGATCTCTGCGCAAGCGTTTGGCTTAGCCACCAGACGTGCCGGCAAAGGAGGCCGCGTTGAGCGCACTTTTGCCAGAATTGGTAACCCTTCACTTGGAACCTGATCGAAAGGTGTATCTCCAAGCCAGTTAACTTCGGACAGCTCAATGCGCTCGGTCAGAAGCGCTGGCCGTGGACCAACGACAACCTGTTTCTTTTCTGCATCCAGCTTCACGACAAAGAGTGGATCACCGGTGGCGATACCAAGGCCGCGACGTTGGCCGATCGTGTAGCGGATAATGCCTTCATGACGGCCCAGAACATTGCCTTCGAGATCGACAATGTCACCCGGCGCCGCAGCACCCGGACGAAGCCGCTCGATAACGTCTGTATATTTGCCATCTGGCACAAAACAAATGTCCTGGCTGTCAGGCTTGCTCGCCACGCCAAGCTCTAGCCGCTCTGCAATCGCCCGCGTCTCTGCCTTCGACAGCGCACCGAGTGGAAAGCGCAGATAATCCAGCTGGTCCCGCCGGGTCGTAAAGAGGAAATAGGATTGGTCCTTATCCGGGTCAGCCCCGCCATAGAGATCACGGCCGGCAATGCCAGGCTTTGAGATGACATAATGCCCTGTCGCCAGAGCAGCAGCGCCCAGATCCTTTGCTGTGGCCAGCATATCGCGAAACTTCACCCGTTCATTGCAGCGGACACACGGGATCGGTGTTTCACCCGCCAGATAGCTATCGGCGAAGTCATCCATCACGCTTTCACGGAACGTGTGTTCATAGTCGAGAACATAGTGCGGAATACCAAGCTTATCGGCCACCTGCCGCGCGTCATGAATATCCTGTCCTGCGCAGCACGCCCCGACACGCCGAACCGCTTCCCCATGATCATAGAGTTGCAGAGTAATCCCGACGACATCATACCCCTGCTCCTTCAGAAGCGCTGCCGTCACGGATGAGTCAACGCCGCCCGACATGGCGACAACCACACGGGTATCTTCAGGGCGACCGGGTAGGTCCAGGCTGTTTAAGCCGGTATCTGGATCAAATGCTGCTGACATGAAGCGCAATATAGGGGCTGAAGCCACAAGCGCAATCCAAAGGCTGACACTTGCTCGGCAAATCACGCCGAACCCGGCAGTTCTTGCCGGGAAATTACGGTCGTCCATCGGAATTCGAAAAGGAAAAACCTAGTAAGCAATTGAATTTATTGAACTAATTAACACGCCCCACCCTGGCGCGCCGATTGCTTATGGAGGATGCACCATTGTACGAAGATCAGGGTAATAGGCATGGAAGTCACGAACACCAATACCAATCAGTTTGCACCAAAAATCGGTCAGACTGCCTCGGACACATTCTCGTCCGACGCGTTTTCCACGCATTTGGCAGAAACAGACACCTATGCGTCCGACGACACTGACGCCCGCCTGGATGACCGCAACGCCAAAGCTGATGACCACCGTGCGGAAGAACGCCAGGCCGACGCAGAAAAAGCCGACGCAGCTGCCGAGGAAGAACGCAGAGCTGACGAACGTGAACGAGATGCCGACGCACGCAGTGATGACGATGCTGAAACCACTGATGACCAAGATGCGACTGGTGAGGACTCCGCCTCTGATGTGAATCTGACTGCCGCAGAAGTGGTCGCCCCCTTGGACGATGACAGCGCAATTTCCGAAGATGTTGAGATCGCAATTGATGCCGAGAATGGAACGATAGGCGATGCAAATGACAGCGAACTGACAGCAGGTTCCTCTGAGGAGACCAGCGGGATCAGTGTGCCGGAAAACACCACAGACAACACACAATCCGGAGTCGCTCAAACAGCTGCCACCGATATAGATGAGACAACAGACGCGGCAACGAACCTCGATGACACGGACACACTGACGGCCGACGAACTTGCGCTCCAATCAGCTCAAGCATCGAATAACAGTGCAACCGCCAATGCCGATGCAACCGCCGGCAGCTCAGCACAGCAAGCCGCCCGCCCTGTCCAAAACACAACAACACAAACTGCCCAACAGGCAACGCAGGCTGCAGCTGGTGCGGATGATCAATCATCCGGTTTGCCCAATCCACTGGACGCTGGTCTCCAGACTGATGTCGATGCTGATGCAGACGGCGAAAGAGGTCTAGGTCATCAGGCGGCAGAAGCCATGGCTGGCAAAGCCAAGTCTGCTGCAACAAACGCACAAACTGCGTCCGCGTCACAGCCGGTACAGGCAGCACCAGCCGCCGCTCCTACTGCTGCGGTTACGCCTCTGCAGGCAATGGCAGCCGCCGGTTTGAACCTCAGCTCACTACCCGCAGATCTGAATCTTGATCTCCTCAATCTCAACGCACCCAACCAAGTCTCGCCGACGGGCACACCGCAGAACAGCAATCCGGTTCTCGTCCGATTTGGCGCGCTTCCAGGACAGGCACAAGCGACCCAAGTGCCTAACACCGCCATTGCGCTCCAAATTTCCAAACACGTCGCCAGGGGCGTATCAACTTTTGAGATCCGTCTGGATCCCGCTGAAATGGGTCGCATTGACGTTAAGCTTGAGCTTGCGCAAGACGGCCGCGTGACCGCACATCTGGCAGTTGAAAAAGCAGAAACGCTCGACCTGTTGCAGAAGGATGCCAAGGCCCTGGAACAAGCCCTCAAAGACGCAGGCCTTGATGCAGACAGCGATACACTGAACTTCAGCCTGAAGAGCGGCAACGAAAATGCGGACGGCAACGGCTCAGACACTCTTGCGTCTGGCGAAGACCAACTTAGTGGCGACGAAGATGGCGAAGACATTTTGTTGAACGCTGTCGCTGCCCGACAGATCGAAGCCGCCGCACGCGGCGGTATCGACGTAAGTATATAGAGTTAGGAGCGACCCATGTTGGAAGCAGTTTCAAACACCCAGCCCGCAACACAGGCTCAGACAACAGAGACATCTGCTTCTCAGTCTGCCCAAGAGGCTGCGGATGAAAACTTCAACCTGTTTCTGTCATTGCTCACGACTCAATTGCAGAACCAGGACCCGCTTGACCCCATGGATACAGGCGAAATGACAAACCAGCTTGTTCAGTTCTCGTCGGTGGAGCAGAGCATTGCAACAAACTCAAACCTCGAAGAATTGATCTCGCTCACCAACTCTCAGTCATCCGACAATGCCGTTCAGTATATCGGCAAAGAAGTGGAAGCACTCTCCACGGCTAGGGAGTTCAAAGACGGTGAAACTTCCGATTGGCGTTTCTCGATTGCCGAAGACTCGCCCGAGGTTAAAATCTCAATCGTCGATTCATCTGGTGCCGCCGTCTATTCAGAAACGCTTTCTGAAGACGCAGGCACCCATGACTTCAGTTGGGACGGCTCGCTGGATGAGGGTGGAACAGCTGCTGAGGGCACCTACTTCCTATCCGTCACAGCACTCGACGCTGATGGTGAACCCGTCAACACAGATGTCCGTACATTCGGCACTGTCGACACGGTCGATTTCACGTCCAATCCGCCAATCTTGCTCGTTGACGGACTGCCCGTGAGCCTCCCAAGCGTCACATCAGTCTCCGAACCTAAAGATGAGGGCACTTAATGCAAAAAAGTGTGCCACTCTGAAACACTTAACTCATTGATTTCATTGAAAATTTACCCTGGCATTTAGCCCTTTTTTAAAGTCGCTCCGATAGTCTAGCCCCAGTCGTGAGTACAAGG is a window from the Rhodobiaceae bacterium genome containing:
- a CDS encoding putative oxidoreductase translates to MTDKLNINRRHLLAGAGVVATAAVAANAHGETNQPDLSGKSILITGTSSGFGRLGAEHYARLGAKVFATMRNLPRTEADELTALADQENLDITVIQIDVTKDDQVEAGVAKALSATNGKLDVLINNAGIAFSGPIEVQDLEATQLIFDTNVFGPQRMIRAVLPSMRKASSGHIINITSQLGRVIIPGIGQYSPTKFALEALSEQLAYETAPQGIEVTAIQPGGYPTEIWENQSLLSAALKARSSQELLAAYPQMTANMGAPGGGTSDTDPMDIPHAIAEIIAMPAGTRPLRRALHPVSRPQEAINAVSAEQQLAMLGNSPYGPLIKAVLD
- the menG gene encoding demethylmenaquinone methyltransferase produces the protein MAASARLDRSSVLKAYARWAPVYDFTFGAIAAFGRKAAVNAINSRKGALLEVGVGTGITLPTYGPQLRITGIDLSPEMLDKARDKVRKHHLNNVDGIYEMDASAMEFDDGKFDTVVAMYVMTVVPDPQKVMRELERVCAPGGEVMIVNHFAQDHGVRGSVEKWMTPFSRLLGWHPDFVIETITGITDLELIEARPMHPMGLFTMLRFKKPAEKAA
- the mnmA gene encoding tRNA-specific 2-thiouridylase MnmA: MDDRNFPARTAGFGVICRASVSLWIALVASAPILRFMSAAFDPDTGLNSLDLPGRPEDTRVVVAMSGGVDSSVTAALLKEQGYDVVGITLQLYDHGEAVRRVGACCAGQDIHDARQVADKLGIPHYVLDYEHTFRESVMDDFADSYLAGETPIPCVRCNERVKFRDMLATAKDLGAAALATGHYVISKPGIAGRDLYGGADPDKDQSYFLFTTRRDQLDYLRFPLGALSKAETRAIAERLELGVASKPDSQDICFVPDGKYTDVIERLRPGAAAPGDIVDLEGNVLGRHEGIIRYTIGQRRGLGIATGDPLFVVKLDAEKKQVVVGPRPALLTERIELSEVNWLGDTPFDQVPSEGLPILAKVRSTRPPLPARLVAKPNACAEIILEEGEDGVAPGQACVFYAHDASGARVLGGGWIRAAYNLLGNAVKSSSTADAAQYAG
- a CDS encoding flagellar hook-length control protein FliK, encoding MEVTNTNTNQFAPKIGQTASDTFSSDAFSTHLAETDTYASDDTDARLDDRNAKADDHRAEERQADAEKADAAAEEERRADERERDADARSDDDAETTDDQDATGEDSASDVNLTAAEVVAPLDDDSAISEDVEIAIDAENGTIGDANDSELTAGSSEETSGISVPENTTDNTQSGVAQTAATDIDETTDAATNLDDTDTLTADELALQSAQASNNSATANADATAGSSAQQAARPVQNTTTQTAQQATQAAAGADDQSSGLPNPLDAGLQTDVDADADGERGLGHQAAEAMAGKAKSAATNAQTASASQPVQAAPAAAPTAAVTPLQAMAAAGLNLSSLPADLNLDLLNLNAPNQVSPTGTPQNSNPVLVRFGALPGQAQATQVPNTAIALQISKHVARGVSTFEIRLDPAEMGRIDVKLELAQDGRVTAHLAVEKAETLDLLQKDAKALEQALKDAGLDADSDTLNFSLKSGNENADGNGSDTLASGEDQLSGDEDGEDILLNAVAARQIEAAARGGIDVSI
- the flgD gene encoding basal-body rod modification protein FlgD is translated as MLEAVSNTQPATQAQTTETSASQSAQEAADENFNLFLSLLTTQLQNQDPLDPMDTGEMTNQLVQFSSVEQSIATNSNLEELISLTNSQSSDNAVQYIGKEVEALSTAREFKDGETSDWRFSIAEDSPEVKISIVDSSGAAVYSETLSEDAGTHDFSWDGSLDEGGTAAEGTYFLSVTALDADGEPVNTDVRTFGTVDTVDFTSNPPILLVDGLPVSLPSVTSVSEPKDEGT